The following proteins are co-located in the Myxocyprinus asiaticus isolate MX2 ecotype Aquarium Trade chromosome 44, UBuf_Myxa_2, whole genome shotgun sequence genome:
- the LOC127434648 gene encoding carbonic anhydrase 2-like isoform X2 — protein MGSEHTVNGKCYPAELHLVHWNTKYPSFGEAVNKPDGLAVVGVFLEVDADNPQLQKVLDALDAIKSKGMQTSFKNFDPTVLLPNSLEYWTYVGSLTTPPLYESVTWIVCKKPISVSSAQMKKFRSLLFSAEGEDACCMVNNYRPPQPLKGRAVLASFK, from the exons ATGGGCTCCGAACACACAGTGAATGGGAAGTGCTATCCAGCTGAG CTCCATCTAGTCCACTGGAACACAAAATATCCGAGCTTCGGGGAAGCAGTCAATAAGCCTGATGGTCTCGCTGTAGTTGGAGTCTTTCTAGAG GTTGATGCAGACAATCCTCAGCTTCAGAAAGTTCTAGATGCTCTGGATGCTATTAAGTCCAAG GGAATGCAGACCTCATTCAAGAACTTTGATCCCACCGTCCTGCTCCCAAATTCTCTGGAATACTGGACATACGTGGGGTCGCTGACCACACCCCCTCTGTATGAGAGCGTCACATGGATTGTCTGCAAAAAGCCAATCAGTGTTAGCTCTGCTCAG ATGAAAAAATTCCGCAGTCTGCTGTTTTCTGCAGAGGGCGAGGACGCCTGCTGCATGGTCAATAACTACCGCCCCCCTCAGCCTCTAAAAGGTCGTGCCGTCCTCGCATCTTTCAAGTGA
- the LOC127434648 gene encoding carbonic anhydrase 2-like isoform X1 — protein MSHEWGYADHNGPHKWFESFPIANGPRQSPIDINPHGASYDSSLKPLKLNYDPSTSLDILNNGHSFQVTFADDKDSSTLREGPISGTYRLKQFHFHWGVSDDMGSEHTVNGKCYPAELHLVHWNTKYPSFGEAVNKPDGLAVVGVFLEVDADNPQLQKVLDALDAIKSKGMQTSFKNFDPTVLLPNSLEYWTYVGSLTTPPLYESVTWIVCKKPISVSSAQMKKFRSLLFSAEGEDACCMVNNYRPPQPLKGRAVLASFK, from the exons ATGTCTCACGAATGGGGATACGCGGATCATAACG GACCCCACAAATGGTTTGAAAGCTTCCCCATTGCCAATGGACCTCGCCAGTCTCCAATAGACATTAACCCGCATGGTGCTTCTTATGATTCTTCACTCAAGCCTCTAAAATTGAACTATGACCCCTCCACTTCACTGGACATCCTCAACAATGGACATTCCTTCCAAGTGACCTTCGCCGATGATAAAGATAGCTCAA CTCTGAGAGAGGGGCCAATTTCGGGAACCTACAGGCTCAAACAGTTTCACTTCCACTGGGGCGTAAGTGACGACATGGGCTCCGAACACACAGTGAATGGGAAGTGCTATCCAGCTGAG CTCCATCTAGTCCACTGGAACACAAAATATCCGAGCTTCGGGGAAGCAGTCAATAAGCCTGATGGTCTCGCTGTAGTTGGAGTCTTTCTAGAG GTTGATGCAGACAATCCTCAGCTTCAGAAAGTTCTAGATGCTCTGGATGCTATTAAGTCCAAG GGAATGCAGACCTCATTCAAGAACTTTGATCCCACCGTCCTGCTCCCAAATTCTCTGGAATACTGGACATACGTGGGGTCGCTGACCACACCCCCTCTGTATGAGAGCGTCACATGGATTGTCTGCAAAAAGCCAATCAGTGTTAGCTCTGCTCAG ATGAAAAAATTCCGCAGTCTGCTGTTTTCTGCAGAGGGCGAGGACGCCTGCTGCATGGTCAATAACTACCGCCCCCCTCAGCCTCTAAAAGGTCGTGCCGTCCTCGCATCTTTCAAGTGA